A section of the Asticcacaulis sp. EMRT-3 genome encodes:
- a CDS encoding aldose 1-epimerase — translation MLRLSSGDSVLDLNPDLGGSIARFTHKGADVMRATPEDADDALQTACFPLVPFCNRIRDGRFVLEGRKVQLSPNLGDHPHALHGQGWRNGWQVIEASPSRAALSYRHAADEWPWDYESTLVYELRPKGLRMFLNVKNLSGGHMPAGLGFHPYFNLTPDTRLKASVDGVWISDEDTLPRNWHAGALYKDWTHGDRLVFDKLIDNCYTGFKGRAEVFEGERLTHTLRASPDCHWLHIFVPPGEAFFCAEPVNHMPDPFNQPNSGMKCLKAGETRMIWMDIAIA, via the coding sequence ATGCTGCGCTTAAGCTCAGGGGACAGCGTCCTCGATCTCAATCCCGATCTCGGCGGGTCGATTGCCCGTTTCACGCATAAGGGCGCTGACGTGATGCGCGCCACGCCCGAAGACGCCGACGACGCGCTGCAAACCGCCTGTTTCCCGCTCGTGCCCTTCTGCAACCGCATCCGCGATGGCCGTTTCGTGCTGGAAGGCCGCAAGGTGCAGCTTTCGCCCAATCTCGGTGACCACCCCCACGCCCTGCACGGTCAGGGCTGGCGCAATGGCTGGCAGGTGATCGAGGCGTCGCCGTCGCGCGCCGCGCTCAGCTATCGCCATGCCGCCGATGAATGGCCGTGGGACTACGAATCGACGCTCGTTTACGAACTGCGCCCCAAGGGTTTGCGCATGTTCCTCAATGTCAAAAACCTGTCGGGTGGCCACATGCCCGCTGGCCTCGGTTTTCACCCCTATTTCAACCTGACGCCGGATACGCGCCTGAAGGCCAGCGTTGACGGCGTCTGGATTTCCGACGAAGACACCCTGCCGCGCAACTGGCACGCCGGTGCGCTGTACAAGGACTGGACGCACGGCGACCGGCTGGTTTTCGATAAGCTGATCGACAACTGCTATACCGGCTTTAAGGGCCGCGCCGAAGTTTTCGAAGGCGAGCGCCTGACCCACACGCTTCGCGCCTCGCCCGATTGCCACTGGCTGCATATTTTCGTACCGCCTGGCGAGGCCTTTTTCTGCGCCGAACCGGTCAACCACATGCCCGATCCGTTCAATCAGCCCAATTCCGGCATGAAGTGCCTGAAGGCCGGTGAAACGCGCATGATCTGGATGGATATTGCGATCGCGTGA
- a CDS encoding aldo/keto reductase: protein MTVSLASWPPAHRLGFGSATLGNLYRALDDETAKATRDTALAGGIGYVDTAPHYGQGLSERRLAQLDEAVILSSKVGRVLRPIAAPPLGTERHGFVDGDPFEPEFDYSRDGVLRSFEDSLKRLKRDRIDILLAHDLGALTHGEAHPRHLRDFLEGGYPAMCELKAEGRITAIGLGINETEIAETVLGHADLDMVMLAGRYTLLEQGALDHFLPLCAARGVQILAAGPFNSGILSGGAAYNYAPAPDSVRARVARLEAVCRAFDVPLAAAALQFPLAHPAVAVVVAGMASPAEVRANLALMQTPIPAALWAALKTEGLIRQDAPCSE, encoded by the coding sequence ATGACCGTTTCGCTGGCTTCCTGGCCGCCCGCCCATCGCCTTGGCTTCGGCTCGGCGACACTTGGCAATCTGTATCGCGCGCTGGATGACGAGACAGCGAAAGCAACACGCGATACCGCCCTTGCCGGTGGCATAGGCTATGTCGATACGGCGCCGCATTATGGTCAGGGCCTGTCTGAGCGCCGTCTGGCGCAGCTTGACGAGGCCGTGATCCTGTCGAGCAAGGTCGGGCGGGTGTTAAGGCCGATTGCCGCGCCGCCGCTGGGCACCGAACGCCACGGCTTTGTCGATGGCGATCCGTTCGAGCCGGAGTTCGATTACAGCCGTGATGGCGTGCTGCGCAGCTTCGAAGACAGCCTGAAACGCCTGAAACGCGACCGAATCGACATCCTGCTGGCCCATGATCTCGGTGCCTTGACGCATGGCGAGGCGCATCCCCGTCACCTGCGGGACTTTCTGGAGGGCGGCTATCCCGCCATGTGCGAACTGAAGGCTGAGGGGCGCATTACCGCCATCGGTCTGGGCATCAACGAGACAGAAATCGCCGAAACCGTGCTCGGTCATGCCGATCTTGATATGGTGATGCTGGCGGGGCGCTACACCCTGCTGGAGCAGGGGGCGCTCGACCATTTCCTGCCGTTGTGCGCGGCGCGCGGCGTGCAGATTCTGGCGGCGGGGCCATTCAATTCCGGCATATTGAGCGGCGGGGCGGCCTATAATTATGCGCCCGCGCCGGACAGCGTGCGTGCCCGCGTGGCGCGTCTGGAGGCGGTGTGCCGGGCGTTTGACGTGCCGCTGGCTGCGGCCGCCCTGCAATTTCCGCTGGCCCATCCGGCGGTGGCCGTGGTGGTGGCAGGCATGGCCTCGCCCGCTGAGGTGCGCGCCAATCTGGCCCTGATGCAGACGCCGATCCCGGCGGCCTTATGGGCGGCGCTGAAAACCGAAGGACTGATCCGGCAGGATGCTCCGTGTTCTGAATAA